A window of Sutcliffiella cohnii contains these coding sequences:
- a CDS encoding o-succinylbenzoate--CoA ligase codes for MELVLPNFLEKRAQISPAKMAIKTETSSITFEQLFTRSKELAYKIASFGIRKGDYVSIYMENSLNLMELIFALKNIGCITVLHNTRLTVEELTYQVKDSDSKIIITDEEKCSLLQEPWNHSFVYSFSTIDNTVKYEEVPIQHEFNLSDTDTIMYTSGTTGFPKGVKQTYGNHYWSATASALNLGIREDDCWLIAVPLFHISGLSILMRGVIYGMEVVLHTKFDPKKVNKAIRSEKVTIISVVTTMLSKLVDELGEESYPTSFRCMLAGGGPVPLSMLERCHEKNIPVVQTYGMTETCSQIVTLSATDAISKVGSSGKALFPCQLKIVVDGVEQGPNSPGEIVVKGPNVTTGYLHRASFEDGWLYTGDIGYLDDEGFLYVLDRRSDLIISGGENIYPAEIESVLQSHPDVIDSGVTGVEDEKWGEVPNAFVVLKSGAKTTKEDIMNFLYDRLAKYKIPKRIMFVDTLPRNATNKLQRRKLKDLLHQNGAN; via the coding sequence ATGGAATTGGTACTACCCAATTTTCTAGAAAAAAGGGCCCAAATATCACCTGCAAAAATGGCAATTAAGACTGAAACGAGTAGCATAACGTTTGAGCAACTATTTACACGCAGTAAAGAATTAGCATATAAAATAGCATCATTTGGAATACGAAAAGGAGATTATGTCTCCATTTATATGGAAAACAGTTTAAATCTAATGGAACTAATCTTTGCTTTAAAAAATATTGGCTGTATTACTGTTTTACACAATACTCGATTAACAGTTGAAGAGTTAACATATCAAGTAAAGGATTCTGATTCGAAAATAATCATAACGGATGAGGAGAAATGTTCGCTATTACAAGAACCTTGGAATCATTCCTTTGTATACTCCTTTTCAACCATTGACAATACTGTGAAATATGAAGAGGTTCCAATACAACACGAATTTAACCTTTCTGATACAGATACTATCATGTATACATCAGGAACAACCGGTTTTCCAAAAGGGGTAAAACAGACTTACGGTAATCATTATTGGAGTGCGACAGCATCCGCTTTAAATTTAGGGATAAGAGAAGATGATTGTTGGCTAATTGCAGTTCCATTATTTCATATAAGTGGACTTTCTATTTTGATGCGCGGTGTGATTTATGGAATGGAGGTTGTCTTACATACTAAATTTGATCCGAAAAAAGTAAATAAAGCTATTCGGTCGGAAAAAGTGACAATTATATCTGTTGTCACGACTATGCTTTCCAAATTAGTTGACGAATTAGGGGAAGAGAGCTATCCAACGTCCTTTCGATGTATGTTAGCTGGAGGCGGTCCTGTTCCTTTATCAATGTTGGAAAGATGTCATGAAAAAAACATACCAGTCGTTCAAACTTATGGCATGACGGAAACATGCTCACAAATTGTTACATTATCTGCAACGGATGCAATATCCAAAGTCGGTTCTAGTGGAAAAGCGTTATTTCCTTGTCAATTAAAAATTGTTGTAGACGGCGTCGAACAGGGCCCAAATTCTCCTGGAGAAATTGTAGTAAAAGGTCCTAATGTGACAACAGGTTATCTCCATCGTGCTAGTTTTGAAGATGGATGGTTATATACAGGAGATATTGGCTATCTAGATGATGAAGGTTTTTTATATGTCTTAGATAGAAGAAGTGATTTAATCATATCAGGTGGGGAAAATATATATCCAGCCGAAATTGAAAGTGTGCTTCAATCTCATCCTGATGTTATAGACTCGGGTGTTACGGGTGTCGAAGATGAAAAATGGGGCGAAGTTCCAAACGCTTTTGTCGTTTTAAAGTCAGGTGCCAAAACGACGAAAGAAGACATCATGAACTTTTTATACGATAGACTTGCGAAATATAAAATACCGAAACGAATTATGTTTGTAGATACATTACCACGTAATGCGACAAATAAATTACAAAGAAGAAAATTAAAAGATCTACTACATCAAAACGGAGCTAACTAG
- the menB gene encoding 1,4-dihydroxy-2-naphthoyl-CoA synthase, producing the protein MAIEWVTEREYEDILYQTYNGIAKISINRPEVHNAFRPKTVHELIDAFSRARDNADVGVIILSGEGGKAFCSGGDQKVRGHGGYVGEDEIPRLNVLDLQRLIRVTPKPVVAMVAGYAIGGGHVLHIVCDLTIAADNAVFGQTGPKVGSFDAGYGSGYLARIVGHKKAREIWYLCRQYNAQEALDMGLVNTVVPLEELEAETVKWCEEMLEKSPTALRFLKAAFNADTDGLAGIQQFAGDATLLYYTTDEAKEGRDAFKEKRKPDFGQFPRFP; encoded by the coding sequence ATGGCAATTGAATGGGTAACAGAACGTGAGTATGAAGATATTTTATATCAAACATATAATGGAATTGCAAAGATCTCTATTAACAGACCAGAAGTACATAACGCATTCCGTCCGAAAACAGTACATGAGCTAATTGATGCATTTTCTCGCGCTAGAGACAACGCAGATGTTGGTGTAATTATTTTATCTGGTGAAGGCGGCAAGGCATTCTGTTCAGGTGGCGACCAAAAAGTACGTGGACATGGTGGATATGTTGGAGAAGATGAAATTCCTCGTCTAAATGTCCTTGATTTACAACGTTTAATACGGGTAACACCTAAACCAGTTGTTGCGATGGTTGCTGGTTATGCAATTGGTGGGGGACATGTACTCCACATCGTTTGTGACTTAACGATTGCTGCTGATAATGCTGTCTTTGGACAAACAGGACCTAAAGTTGGTAGCTTTGATGCCGGTTACGGTTCAGGATATTTAGCTCGCATCGTAGGTCATAAAAAAGCTCGTGAGATTTGGTACTTATGCCGCCAATATAACGCACAAGAAGCGTTAGATATGGGCTTAGTAAATACTGTTGTTCCTCTAGAGGAATTAGAAGCAGAAACTGTTAAATGGTGTGAAGAAATGTTAGAGAAAAGTCCAACAGCTCTTCGTTTCTTAAAAGCTGCATTCAATGCAGACACAGATGGTTTAGCTGGTATTCAGCAATTTGCTGGAGATGCTACTCTTCTTTACTACACGACTGACGAAGCAAAAGAAGGTCGAGATGCCTTTAAAGAGAAGAGAAAACCAGACTTTGGACAATTCCCACGTTTCCCTTAA
- the menH gene encoding 2-succinyl-6-hydroxy-2,4-cyclohexadiene-1-carboxylate synthase, which produces MKIRDVEYFVRTIGNGPKHLLFLHGFTGQHSNWSKIIDHFNDKSKFTFILVDLLGHGKSESPLPHHRYSMEHTLEDLKEIIESLGYNKVTVVGYSMGGRIALSFANRYPHLVNKLVLESASPGLRTEIERKDRVVQDELLALKIENNGLDSFVDFWMNIPLFASQKQFLDDEKWEAIRKQKLQNNEKGLANSLRGIGTGCQPPLWDHLPLLSLPVLILTGELDQKFVKIGKEMNALLPNATFYKFLEAGHAIHVEQAEKFGKIVSEFCRN; this is translated from the coding sequence ATGAAAATAAGAGATGTCGAATATTTTGTTCGAACAATTGGTAATGGGCCAAAACATCTCCTATTTCTTCACGGTTTTACTGGACAACATAGTAATTGGAGTAAAATAATTGATCATTTTAACGATAAATCAAAATTTACATTTATACTAGTAGATTTACTAGGGCATGGTAAAAGCGAGTCTCCACTTCCTCATCACCGTTATTCAATGGAACACACACTGGAGGATTTAAAGGAGATTATCGAGTCTTTAGGGTATAATAAGGTAACAGTTGTAGGGTATTCTATGGGAGGCAGGATTGCTTTATCTTTCGCGAATCGTTATCCACACTTAGTTAATAAACTTGTTTTAGAAAGCGCGTCTCCTGGACTTCGAACAGAGATAGAAAGAAAAGATAGAGTAGTACAAGATGAATTACTAGCTTTAAAAATTGAAAATAATGGGTTAGATTCGTTTGTCGATTTCTGGATGAATATCCCTTTATTCGCATCTCAAAAACAATTTTTAGACGATGAAAAATGGGAAGCTATTCGTAAGCAAAAATTGCAAAATAATGAAAAGGGTCTCGCAAATAGTTTGCGTGGAATTGGCACAGGTTGCCAACCACCTTTATGGGACCACCTTCCCCTTCTTTCGCTTCCAGTTTTAATCCTAACAGGAGAACTTGACCAGAAGTTCGTAAAAATAGGGAAAGAAATGAATGCTTTGTTACCAAATGCAACTTTTTATAAATTTTTAGAAGCAGGACATGCAATTCATGTGGAACAAGCCGAAAAATTTGGTAAAATAGTAAGTGAGTTTTGTCGAAATTAA
- the menD gene encoding 2-succinyl-5-enolpyruvyl-6-hydroxy-3-cyclohexene-1-carboxylic-acid synthase, with translation MTATSELTYYIGAFVDELVKSGVNEVVISPGSRSTPIAIMMAEHPNLNIKVLIDERSAAFYALGLAKVTGKAVALLCTSGTAATNYYPAIVEAYYSRIPLVVITADRPHELRDVGAPQAIDQIKLYGDYAKWFVEMSLPSEDKGKLQYVRTVAARATGTALAAPSGPVHLNFPLAEPLVPDLSLENIWTRHHEKVLSIMENNLGKLTITESEAIKISTLLSENKKGVIVCGEIKDDEHLRAQIVALAEKLQYPILADPLSQLRSGVHRKQVIVEGYDAFLRGEHALQELKPEVIIRFGSMPVSKFLSLYIKKTDCLQLIVDGDGTWRDPTLQATHIIHSDEALFCEAILPKLPVVNEQADWLNKFLLINETTKKVLTNHLDDVPLFEGKVISQLQQILPASSCLFVGNSMPIRDLDTFFFTNNKRIKLLANRGANGIDGVVSSALAASSVHEHTVLVIGDLSFYHDMNGLLAAKLLNLNITIVLINNNGGGIFSFLPQSKVEKHFEALFGTPTDLPFGHAVALYNGQYDKVENWQDFHEKMEHAFSTKGLNVIEVSTNRLENEQLHRKMWENVSREIQLSRKKEF, from the coding sequence ATGACAGCAACGAGTGAGTTAACTTATTATATTGGAGCCTTTGTGGATGAGCTCGTGAAAAGCGGTGTTAACGAAGTAGTTATTAGTCCAGGTTCACGTTCAACACCTATAGCCATCATGATGGCTGAACATCCCAATTTAAATATTAAAGTTTTAATCGATGAACGGTCAGCAGCATTTTATGCATTAGGACTTGCCAAAGTAACTGGAAAGGCAGTTGCACTTTTATGTACTTCAGGTACAGCTGCAACTAACTACTACCCAGCAATTGTTGAAGCGTATTACTCGAGAATTCCGCTAGTAGTTATTACAGCAGACCGACCGCATGAACTGAGAGACGTTGGTGCTCCGCAAGCAATTGATCAAATAAAACTTTATGGTGATTACGCAAAGTGGTTTGTAGAAATGTCACTACCATCAGAAGACAAGGGAAAACTACAGTATGTGAGGACTGTTGCAGCTAGAGCAACCGGGACAGCACTTGCAGCACCATCAGGTCCAGTACATTTAAATTTCCCTTTAGCTGAGCCACTTGTACCAGATTTAAGTTTAGAAAATATTTGGACAAGACATCATGAAAAAGTGCTCTCCATTATGGAAAATAATTTAGGTAAATTAACAATTACGGAATCTGAAGCTATAAAAATTTCAACACTGCTGTCCGAAAACAAGAAAGGTGTTATTGTTTGTGGTGAAATAAAAGATGACGAGCACCTGCGTGCCCAAATTGTAGCACTTGCAGAAAAATTACAATACCCAATCTTAGCTGATCCACTTTCTCAATTAAGAAGTGGAGTACATCGTAAACAAGTCATTGTAGAAGGATACGATGCTTTTTTACGAGGTGAACATGCTCTACAGGAACTTAAGCCTGAAGTGATTATTCGCTTCGGTTCGATGCCTGTTTCTAAGTTTTTAAGCTTATACATAAAAAAGACTGACTGTTTACAGTTAATTGTAGATGGAGATGGTACGTGGCGGGACCCAACGTTACAAGCTACCCATATCATTCATAGCGACGAAGCTTTATTTTGTGAGGCGATTTTGCCAAAATTACCAGTAGTAAATGAGCAGGCTGATTGGTTAAATAAATTTTTATTAATAAATGAAACAACAAAAAAGGTGTTAACCAATCATTTAGATGATGTTCCACTATTTGAAGGAAAAGTAATCTCACAATTACAGCAAATCTTACCGGCTTCTTCTTGCTTATTTGTTGGTAATAGTATGCCAATTCGTGATTTAGATACTTTCTTCTTCACAAATAATAAACGTATAAAATTACTTGCTAACAGAGGAGCGAACGGAATAGATGGCGTTGTTTCTTCTGCATTGGCAGCAAGCTCTGTTCATGAACATACTGTTTTAGTCATTGGTGATTTGTCCTTCTATCATGATATGAATGGATTACTCGCTGCAAAATTATTAAATTTAAATATTACCATCGTATTAATTAATAATAACGGTGGCGGGATATTTTCCTTCCTCCCTCAGTCGAAAGTGGAAAAGCATTTTGAAGCGTTATTTGGTACCCCTACCGATTTACCTTTTGGACATGCTGTTGCTCTTTACAATGGTCAATACGACAAAGTCGAAAATTGGCAGGATTTCCACGAAAAAATGGAGCACGCTTTTTCGACTAAAGGACTGAACGTTATTGAAGTTTCGACAAATCGATTGGAAAATGAGCAGCTTCATCGAAAAATGTGGGAAAATGTTTCCCGGGAAATCCAACTGTCAAGAAAGAAGGAATTTTGA
- a CDS encoding isochorismate synthase, whose amino-acid sequence MVTLQKSKWKHFWNGWDSLNRSKEVLYSYTKKISEINPLQFFHNGSANFKGQRFFWTNRARNEMIVGLGITLQFSSNENGKERYLEIEKRWKQIVANSFCHSPNSHIGPYMFGGFSFDPKRERTPLWEKFAHTEFVLPTVMLTIKDDEAFLTYNFFTDTSKEKVNQTLLLEEALLKDGTHSYGSSELSSFLEMDPIEWKQSIEEVKRRIVAGHMDKVVLARELRTKFLDSINVESVLSILLEEQPSCYVFAFEREDNCFIGASPEQLVQKESEIVKSMCLAGSIARGKTIAEDENLGDTLLSDSKNLQEHDFVVQMISNSLKAVCQQVTTGDRPKLYKLKHIQHLFTSVIGELKDDVSIFQLIERLHPTPALGGYPKEISLETIREVEVLDRGWYAGPIGWMNLKGDGEFAVAIRSALLQEKEASLFAGCGIVENSDPESEYEETRIKFKPMLSALGGIRHHDSNE is encoded by the coding sequence TTGGTTACGTTACAGAAGAGCAAGTGGAAACATTTTTGGAACGGCTGGGATTCATTAAATAGAAGCAAAGAAGTTTTATATAGTTATACAAAGAAAATAAGTGAAATTAATCCCCTACAATTCTTCCACAATGGAAGTGCTAATTTTAAAGGTCAACGCTTTTTTTGGACAAATAGAGCACGTAATGAAATGATTGTGGGCTTAGGAATTACGTTGCAATTTAGTTCAAATGAAAATGGAAAAGAAAGATATCTTGAAATCGAAAAAAGATGGAAGCAAATTGTTGCTAATTCTTTTTGTCATTCTCCGAATTCACATATTGGACCATATATGTTTGGAGGGTTTTCATTTGACCCTAAGAGAGAGCGGACACCGTTATGGGAAAAGTTCGCGCATACGGAATTTGTATTACCGACCGTTATGCTTACCATAAAAGACGATGAAGCATTTTTAACGTATAATTTTTTTACAGATACGTCGAAGGAAAAGGTAAATCAAACTCTTTTGCTTGAGGAAGCCTTATTAAAGGATGGAACGCATTCTTACGGCTCTTCTGAACTCTCTTCCTTTTTGGAAATGGATCCTATAGAGTGGAAGCAATCTATAGAAGAAGTGAAGCGAAGAATTGTAGCTGGTCATATGGATAAGGTGGTCCTTGCAAGAGAATTAAGGACGAAATTTCTTGATTCAATAAATGTTGAAAGTGTACTAAGTATTCTACTAGAAGAACAACCAAGCTGTTATGTATTTGCATTTGAACGCGAGGATAATTGCTTTATTGGGGCAAGTCCAGAACAATTGGTTCAAAAAGAAAGTGAGATAGTAAAGTCGATGTGTTTAGCTGGATCGATTGCACGAGGAAAAACAATAGCTGAGGATGAAAATTTAGGAGATACGCTACTATCAGACAGTAAAAACCTACAAGAGCACGATTTTGTCGTACAAATGATTAGTAACTCGCTTAAGGCAGTATGTCAACAAGTAACAACAGGTGATCGTCCTAAATTGTATAAATTAAAGCACATCCAACATCTATTTACATCTGTGATAGGGGAGCTAAAGGATGACGTGTCCATATTTCAACTAATTGAAAGGCTTCACCCAACACCTGCACTTGGTGGCTACCCGAAAGAGATATCATTAGAAACGATAAGAGAGGTAGAAGTGCTTGACCGTGGATGGTATGCAGGTCCAATCGGCTGGATGAATTTGAAGGGTGATGGCGAGTTTGCTGTTGCCATACGTTCTGCTCTCCTACAAGAGAAGGAAGCTTCCTTATTTGCAGGTTGTGGAATTGTAGAAAACTCTGATCCAGAGAGTGAATATGAAGAAACTAGAATTAAATTTAAACCGATGCTATCGGCTTTAGGAGGCATCCGTCATCATGACAGCAACGAGTGA
- a CDS encoding 1,4-dihydroxy-2-naphthoate polyprenyltransferase yields MQSQTIQTNTPNMMQPNRRWRVWWNLMRPHTLTAAFVPVTIGAVLAMYDTSLHWPLYLAMLIASLLIQAATNMFNEYYDFKRGLDNENSVGIGGAIVREGISPKTVMTIALTFYGIAVLLGVYICMETTWWIAAIGTVCMIVGYLYTGGPLPIAYTPFGEIVSGFFMGFGIIAISYFIQTGTVSTTAVLVSIPASILVGAILLSNNIRDLDGDKENGRKTLAILVGRDNAIKVLAGMFIISFALIVSFVLIGFISYWTLLIFLSVRKPITAVTEFKKNNSNVSMMPAMVATAKTNTIFGFLVCIGLLIGYFV; encoded by the coding sequence ATGCAATCACAAACAATTCAAACTAATACACCAAATATGATGCAACCGAATAGGCGTTGGAGAGTATGGTGGAACTTAATGCGTCCACATACATTAACAGCTGCTTTTGTTCCGGTAACGATTGGTGCTGTTTTAGCAATGTACGATACTTCACTCCATTGGCCATTATATTTAGCTATGCTAATTGCAAGCTTACTCATTCAGGCTGCAACGAATATGTTTAATGAATATTATGATTTTAAAAGAGGATTAGATAACGAGAACTCTGTCGGTATTGGGGGAGCCATCGTTCGAGAAGGTATATCACCTAAAACGGTCATGACGATTGCTCTGACATTCTATGGTATAGCAGTACTTTTAGGTGTTTATATTTGTATGGAAACTACATGGTGGATTGCAGCAATTGGAACAGTTTGCATGATTGTAGGCTACCTATATACAGGTGGGCCTCTTCCAATAGCTTACACTCCATTTGGCGAAATTGTATCAGGCTTCTTTATGGGATTTGGAATTATTGCCATTTCCTACTTTATTCAAACGGGAACAGTAAGTACTACAGCAGTACTTGTTTCTATTCCAGCTTCCATATTAGTCGGTGCTATTTTACTTTCAAATAATATTCGTGATTTAGATGGAGATAAAGAAAACGGTCGTAAAACATTAGCAATTCTAGTTGGTCGAGACAATGCTATTAAGGTCCTTGCGGGAATGTTTATTATTTCTTTCGCCTTAATCGTATCCTTTGTTTTAATTGGTTTCATTTCATATTGGACATTATTAATTTTCTTATCTGTTCGAAAACCTATTACAGCCGTCACAGAATTCAAAAAAAATAACAGCAATGTGAGCATGATGCCAGCAATGGTAGCTACTGCAAAAACGAATACAATCTTTGGGTTTTTAGTATGTATTGGTTTATTAATTGGATATTTCGTATAA
- a CDS encoding TraR/DksA C4-type zinc finger protein produces the protein MIQNDKLAKLKAELIHTKKEIEERFKENDHYQLERENPYNSVGELSAYDNHPGDLGTELYEREKDIALNEHTEKELADINHALQAMENGSYGKCEVCGKDIDEERLEAIPSTTYCKEHSPNQIVSHNRPVEEGVLMPAFGKFEFDDEEAVTFDSEDTWQIVSEYGTSESPSDLDDRGVDHYNDVYVESGENEGYVEDFENFIGTDMYGKEIKVYNNDQHEKYEQQLDEEGIMTSFGDLPGYEKDPYTEEALEEDK, from the coding sequence ATGATACAAAATGACAAATTAGCTAAATTAAAAGCTGAATTAATTCATACAAAAAAAGAAATCGAAGAACGCTTTAAAGAAAATGACCATTATCAATTAGAGCGGGAAAACCCTTATAATTCTGTAGGTGAGCTATCCGCTTACGATAATCATCCAGGTGATTTAGGGACGGAATTATATGAACGTGAAAAAGATATCGCTTTAAATGAGCATACGGAAAAAGAATTAGCTGATATTAACCATGCACTCCAAGCAATGGAGAATGGTTCGTATGGTAAATGTGAAGTTTGTGGCAAGGATATTGATGAAGAACGACTAGAGGCAATTCCTTCTACTACTTACTGTAAAGAACATAGTCCAAACCAAATCGTTTCACACAATCGACCGGTTGAAGAAGGTGTATTAATGCCTGCATTTGGAAAATTTGAGTTCGATGATGAAGAAGCTGTAACTTTTGATTCAGAGGATACTTGGCAGATTGTATCTGAATATGGGACGAGTGAATCTCCATCTGATTTAGATGATAGAGGTGTGGACCATTATAACGACGTATACGTGGAAAGCGGAGAAAACGAAGGGTATGTAGAAGACTTTGAAAACTTTATAGGTACAGACATGTACGGAAAAGAAATTAAAGTATACAATAACGATCAACATGAAAAATATGAACAACAATTAGATGAAGAAGGGATTATGACTTCATTTGGAGACCTACCTGGTTATGAAAAGGATCCTTATACAGAAGAAGCTTTAGAAGAAGATAAATAA
- a CDS encoding lipase family protein, with amino-acid sequence MDHFSKEWSVLLAECCQLAYDQFHQNGIFSLPPGFQLEKEFKGVSFHLTEWFGFIIESEEVIVVAFRGTQTNLDWISDLEVSQEHFPYCSPSPLVHSGFLSIYNSVRDEILSTLETLSKKKTLLITGHSLGGALATLLALECNIEKLFSSIIMYNYGSPRVGDEGFVEEYKKQGPPSIRFVNLLDIVPFVPTSRVYSPISKQHWYYRHIPSAIRFVKREGSIIKNHSMETYIAAVKENN; translated from the coding sequence ATGGATCATTTTTCAAAAGAGTGGTCTGTTTTACTTGCAGAGTGTTGTCAATTAGCATATGACCAATTTCATCAAAATGGAATATTTTCTTTACCTCCAGGCTTTCAACTGGAGAAAGAATTTAAAGGAGTTTCTTTCCATTTAACAGAATGGTTTGGCTTTATCATTGAATCAGAAGAAGTTATCGTTGTAGCCTTTAGGGGTACACAAACTAATCTTGATTGGATTTCAGACCTTGAAGTAAGTCAAGAACATTTCCCATACTGTTCTCCCTCACCTTTAGTGCATAGTGGATTTTTATCGATTTATAATTCTGTTAGAGACGAGATACTTTCTACTCTTGAAACATTATCAAAGAAGAAAACATTATTAATTACTGGACACAGTTTAGGTGGTGCACTAGCTACGCTTTTAGCACTTGAATGTAACATAGAAAAACTATTTTCTTCTATAATTATGTATAACTATGGTAGCCCGCGTGTTGGAGATGAAGGTTTCGTAGAAGAGTATAAGAAACAGGGACCTCCGTCCATTCGCTTTGTTAATTTATTAGACATAGTACCTTTTGTTCCAACTTCCCGAGTGTACAGTCCAATTTCAAAACAACATTGGTATTATCGCCATATTCCAAGCGCTATTCGATTTGTAAAAAGAGAAGGTTCTATAATAAAAAACCACAGCATGGAAACATATATCGCTGCAGTTAAAGAAAATAACTGA